From a single Nothobranchius furzeri strain GRZ-AD chromosome 9, NfurGRZ-RIMD1, whole genome shotgun sequence genomic region:
- the LOC129154842 gene encoding uncharacterized protein, which produces MAASNKSSVSNTRSNVTSASSVSAARARAKAEAAKVRASYASQEAKLKLEKAAREAERLTREAQNQLEATRIDTELEVLTLNREADAAVAEAQVLEDVAEMHGNVENVKSESEERLRLQRISDYVHSQDHNQSPFEPVSVQPESQNSFRTWLPPASLAEFQYSKSKPNPEMGDGTHPPSKNLSKLTRAESKTEIERTDPRTYTGAQSQTPRKMLPVNVSQPPDPLAQYMARRDLVASGLYQFDDKPENYRAWRSSFINAVAEVQLTETQELDLMTKWLGKESGQQIRCIRSVYVNNASLSLHKAWERLNDCYGAPEIIEQSLFQRLDSFPKITAKDHVRLRELGDLLTEIQGAKEDGFLTGLTYLDTSRGIGPIVDKLPYGLQEKWVSSGSGFKEENNGRFPPFSYFCDFVCHEAKKRNDPSFIRQGNDANSTKPERLPVKSFNTTKSITVHKTDVSTFNNDPSQNCPLHNKPHPLKKCRTFRNKPIEDRKAFLKQKGVCFKCCSSTSHVAKDCNSSVKCLVCESIHHDTAMHPGSQPQFTKAPPPPQENGGEREDHSGVADVTTSCTEVCGPGQWGRSCSKICLAKVYPKRSKQKAIKAYVILDDQSNRSLARPEFFELFGVENKPLLYHLRTCSGIIETYGRKAEGFQIESLDGKVLIPLPALLECSEIPNSRAEIPTPGAALHQPHLHHIAKYIPDMDPEAEILLLLGRDVLRAHKVRQQVNGPHNAPFAQRLDLGWVVIGEVCLGNVHKPTVDTFKTHVLDSGRHSIFQPCASVMHVKETQPSFSKPNKTPERLLGHTVFNQTEHDNKPAPSIEDILFLEIMDRNVYRDDTGSWVAPLPFKEPRRRLPNNKEHAVKRFESLQCQFRRKPEMQKQYVAFMERIIANGHAEVAPPLREDEECWFLPSFGVYHPQKPNQIRVVFDSSAQYCGVSLNDVLLTGPDLNNSLLGVLLRFRKERVAILADIQQMFHCFLVHGNHRNFLRFLWHEDNNPKKAVIDYRMKVHVFGNSPSPAVAIYGLRRAIAEGAEKYGTDTVKFVERHFYVDDGLVSLPSEVEAINLLQRTQASLAESNLRLHKFVSNGPAVTGAFPPEDCVPLIKDLDLSGETPPMQRSLGLLWEIGLDTFTFSASAIIKPFTRRGVLSTVNSVFDPMGMLAPVTIEGRALLRELTSELNDWDIPLPEDKLKKWETWRDSLQVLKELHVPRAYASASLTKAVHTELCVFSDASTMAIGAIAYLRASQEDGKVEVGFVMGKAKLAPQSEPTIPRLELCAAVLAVEMADLIREELDLKLDAVRFYTDSKVVLGYIYNTTKRFYTYVHNRVQRIRQSSRPEQWHYVRTDENPADHASRSLPASHLAQSSWFTGPSFLHQLSAETAQTGEKFELIDPGNDSEIRPQVHTYTTQLEEPVLNPDRFHRFSTFTSLLRAVAFLIHMARSHKQSNQNNRCTGWHMCHLPRNVDEIAQAKCVILQAAQRPAFAKERSALQVNKAVPTNSPLHKLSPTLESNLICVGGRLKHSQLTCEEKNPVILPKDSHISLLLVRHHHEQVRHQGRHLTEGAVRAAGLWILGGKRLINSVLHKCVMCRRLRGRLEEQRMADLPPERLKVCPPFTYVGLDVFGPWSVVTRRTRGGQAESKRWAMMFSCLSSRAVHIELIESMDASSCINALRRFFALRGPAMQLYSDCGTNFIGASKELEMDNTVQRYLGKQGCTWNFGPPHASHMGGSWERMIGVARRILDSMLLQQKSHLTHEVLSTLMAEITAIINARPLLPVSTDPHQPFILSPAMLLTQKSGVPPPPGDFIDKDLFTKQWRQVQALANQFWARWSREYLPSLQQRQKWTVPRRNLQVGDLVLLRDKQTVRNCWPLAVVRATFPGKDGHVRKVELKTADQGDARTFLRPVAEVVLLLPKD; this is translated from the coding sequence ATGGCAGCCAGCAACAAGTCATCGGTATCAAATACCAGGAGCAACGTGACATCAGCATCATCAGTGAGTGCAGCCCGTGCCAGAGCTAAAGCAGAAGCTGCTAAGGTACGAGCATCGTATGCTAGTCAGGAGGCTAAATTAAAGCTTGAAAAGGCTGCTAGAGAAGCAGAACGGCTAACTAGAGAAGCTCAAAATCAGTTGGAAGCCACTAGAATTGATACAGAGCTGGAAGTGCTGACATTAAATCGTGAAGCAGACGCAGCTGTCGCTGAAGCACAAGTGTTGGAAGATGTAGCAGAAATGCATGGAAATGTGGAAAATGTGAAATCCGAGTCAGAAGAGAGGCTTAGATTGCAACGCATCAGTGACTATGTTCACTCTCAAGATCACAACCAGTCTCCCTTTGAACCGGTATCTGTCCAACCTGAATCGCAAAACAGTTTCAGAACATGGCTTCCACCTGCAAGCTTAGCAGAATTCCAGTATAGCAAGAGCAAGCCTAATCCTGAAATGGGTGATGGGACACATCCACCTTCAAAAAACCTGTCTAAACTGACCAGAGCTGAGTCAAAGACTGAAATCGAAAGGACAGACCCTCGCACATATACAGGTGCTCAGTCACAAACACCCAGGAAAATGCTTCCAGTGAACGTGTCACAACCACCAGACCCTCTGGCACAGTATATGGCGCGACGTGATCTTGTTGCCTCAGGACTGTACCAATTTGACGATAAGCCAGAGAATTATCGTGCATGGCGGTCCTCATTCATTAATGCTGTGGCTGAAGTTCAACTTACAGAAACACAAGAATTAGACCTCATGACCAAATGGTTAGGGAAAGAGTCTGGCCAACAAATAAGGTGCATACGTTCAGTGTACGTGAACAATGCAAGTTTGTCTCTCCACAAGGCATGGGAGAGGTTGAATGACTGCTATGGTGCCCCTGAGATAATTGAGCAGTCATTGTTCCAGAGACTCGACAGTTTTCCAAAAATTACGGCCAAGGATCACGTCAGATTACGTGAACTTGGAGATTTGCTCACGGAGATACAAGGCGCCAAGGAGGATGGATTTCTCACCGGGCTGACGTATCTAGACACCTCAAGAGGTATTGGACCCATAGTAGACAAGCTTCCATATGGGCTCCAAGAGAAGTGGGTGTCATCTGGGTCGGGTTTCAAAGAGGAGAACAACGGTCGCTTCCCTCCATTTAGTTACTTTTGTGACTTTGTGTGTCATGAGGCAAAGAAACGAAATGACCCTAGCTTTATTCGGCAAGGCAACGATGCAAACTCCACGAAACCCGAAAGATTACCAGTAAAGAGCTTTAACACCACCAAGTCTATCACAGTCCACAAAACAGATGTTTCTACATTCAACAACGACCCTAGTCAGAACTGCCCGTTGCACAATAAACCTCATCCGCTTAAAAAATGTAGGACATTTAGAAACAAGCCCATTGAGGATAGGAAGGCCTTTCTAAAACAGAAAGGAGTATGCTTCAAGTGTTGTTCTTCAACTTCACATGTTGCTAAAGACTGCAACTCTTCCGTGAAATGCTTAGTTTGTGAAAGTATCCATCATGATACAGCCATGCACCCTGGCTCACAACCTCAATTTACTAAAGCTCCTCCACCGCCACAAGAGAACGGCGGGGAGAGAGAAGATCATTCTGGTGTGGCCGATGTTACAACCAGCTGTACAGAGGTTTGTGGCCCTGGCCAGTGGGGTCGTTCTTGTTCTAAGATCTGCCTTGCAAAGGTCTACCCCAAACGTTCAAAACAGAAAGCAATAAAAGCTTATGTAATCCTGGATGATCAGAGCAATCGCTCTTTAGCCAGGCCAGAGTTCTTTGAGCTGTTTGGTGTTGAGAACAAACCACTCTTATACCATCTCAGAACATGCTCCGGCATCATCGAAACTTACGGCAGGAAGGCAGAAGGGTTCCAGATAGAGTCATTGGATGGCAAAGTTCTCATACCTCTTCCAGCACTCCTTGAGTGTTCTGAAATTCCCAACAGCAGAGCTGAAATCCCAACACCAGGTGCAGCTTTGCATCAGCCACATCTCCACCATATAGCCAAGTACATTCCCGATATGGACCCAGAAGCAGAGATACTCCTGCTCCTCGGAAGAGACGTGCTCAGAGCACACAAGGTCAGGCAGCAAGTTAATGGGCCACATAACGCTCCCTTTGCACAACGTCTCGATCTGGGCTGggtggtgataggggaggtgtgtCTAGGTAACGTGCATAAGCCAACGGTTGACACATTCAAGACCCATGTGCTAGACAGTGGTCGCCATTCCATATTTCAGCCCTGTGCGAGTGTCATGCATGTCAAAGAAACACAACCAAGCTTCAGCAAGCCCAACAAAACACCAGAGAGGTTGCTAGGGCACACAGTGTTTAACCAAACTGAACATGATAACAAACCTGCCCCATCAATAGAAGATATTCTCTTCCTAGAGATCATGGACAGAAATGTCTACAGAGATGACACCGGCAGTTGGGTGGCTCCATTGCCGTTCAAGGAGCCACGGCGACGTTTGCCGAATAATAAAGAACATGCGGTTAAGAGGTTTGAATCCTTGCAATGCCAATTCAGGAGGAAACCTGAGATGCAGAAACAATATGTGGCATTCATGGAGAGGATCATTGCCAATGGTCATGCAGAGGTGGCACCACCTTTGAGGGAAGATGAAGAGTGCTGGTTTCTTCCATCATTTGGGGTATACCACCCACAAAAGCCCAACCAAATCAGGGTGGTTTTCGATTCCAGCGCTCAGTACTGTGGGGTCTCACTCAACGATGTGCTTCTGACTGGACCCGACCTCAACAATTCTCTCTTGGGTGTCCTTCTACGCTTCCGAAAAGAGAGAGTAGCAATCCTCGCTGACATTCAACAAATGTTTCACTGTTTTCTGGTTCATGGAAATCACCGCAACTTCCTCCGGTTTTTGTGGCATGAGGACAACAACCCCAAAAAGGCAGTTATCGACTACCGAATGAAGGTCCACGTTTTCGGCAACTCACCATCCCCAGCTGTGGCTATCTATGGTCTGCGAAGAGCCATTGCCGAAGGTGCAGAGAAGTATGGTACTGACACGGTGAAGTTTGTGGAAAGGCACTTTTATGTTGATGATGGCTTGGTGTCTCtcccatctgaagtggaagctatCAACCTTCTCCAACGAACTCAGGCTTCACTTGCTGAATCAAACCTGCGCTTGCACAAGTTTGTGTCAAACGGTCCAGCAGTCACTGGAGCTTTCCCACCAGAAGATTGTGTCCCACTCATCAAAGATCTGGATTTGAGTGGCGAGACACCACCTATGCAGCGCAGCTTGGGCTTGCTGTGGGAGATTGGATTAGATACATTCACATTCTCTGCATCAGCTATTATCAAACCTTTCACCCGACGTGGTGTCCTCTCCACTGTCAACAGTGTTTTTGATCCTATGGGTATGTTGGCACCTGTCACAATCGAGGGACGAGCCCTTCTTAGGGAACTTACTTCGGAGTTGAATGACTGGGATATACCTCTCCCAGAAGACAAGCTGAAGAAATGGGAAACCTGGAGAGATTCTCTTCAAGTCCTAAAGGAGCTTCATGTGCCACGTGCATATGCATCAGCCTCACTCACCAAAGCTGTGCACACAGAGTTGTGTGTATTCTCGGATGCCTCGACCATGGCCATTGGGGCCATCGCCTACTTGAGAGCCAGTCAGGAGGATGGCAAAGTGGAGGTAGGATTTGTTATGGGCAAAGCCAAATTAGCACCCCAGTCTGAACCCACCATCCCGAGGCTCGAACTCTGCGCTGCTGTCCTTGCAGTAGAAATGGCGGATCTTATCCGAGAGGAGCTGGATCTGAAATTGGATGCTGTCAGGTTCTACACGGACAGTAAGGTTGTGCTGGGGTACATTTATAATACAACAAAACGCTTCTACACTTATGTCCACAACAGAGTTCAACGTATCCGGCAGTCTTCCAGACCAGAACAATGGCATTATGTACGCACGGACGAAAACCCTGCAGACCATGCATCCAGATCTTTACCTGCATCCCATCTTGCACAAAGTTCGTGGTTCACTGGACCTTCATTCCTGCATCAGTTATCTGCAGAAACAGCACAAACTGGTGAGAAGTTTGAGCTCATTGACCCAGGCAATGACTCAGAGATTCGACCACAGGTACACACCTACACTACTCAGCTGGAGGAACCTGTACTTAACCCTGACCGTTTTCATCGTTTCTCAACCTTTACATCTCTACTGCGAGCAGTGGCATTTCTTATCCATATGGCAAGATCTCACAAACAGTCAAACCAGAACAACAGGTGTACAGGATGGCATATGTGTCACTTACCTCGTAATGTGGATGAAATAGCTCAAGCAAAATGTGTCATTTTGCAAGCAGCACAAAGGCCGGCCTTTGCCAAGGAACGGTCAGCTCTCCAAGTAAACAAAGCGGTGCCCACAAACAGCCCTTTGCATAAACTCAGTCCAACTTTGGAGAGTAACCTCATTTGTGTTGGAGGCAGACTGAAACATTCTCAACTCACATGTGAAGAAAAGAACCCAGTAATCCTTCCCAAAGACAGTCACATTTCCTTACTGCTTGTGCGACATCACCATGAGCAAGTGAGACATCAGGGTCGACATCTCACTGAGGGTGCAGTAAGGGCAGCTGGACTGTGGATTTTGGGTGGTAAGCGACTGATCAATTCAGTCCTCCACAAATGCGTAATGTGCCGGAGGCTGCGTGGGAGACTGGAAGAACAACGCATGGCTGACTTACCGCCGGAACGTCTCAAAGTTTGCCCTCCATTCACATATGTTGGGCTAGACGTCTTTGGACCTTGGTCTGTTGTAACCAGACGCACCAGAGGAGGACAGGCAGAGAGCAAACGGTGGGCCATGATGTTTAGTTGTTTGAGTTCAAGGGCTGTCCACATTGAGTTGATTGAGTCTATGGACGCATCCAGCTGTATAAACGCTCTTAGACGTTTCTTTGCTCTCAGGGGCCCTGCAATGCAACTCTATTCTGATTGCGGGACCAACTTCATTGGAGCTAGCAAGGAGCTGGAGATGGACAATACTGTACAGAGGTACCTTGGCAAGCAAGGATGTACCTGGAACTTCGGACCTCCACATGCTTCCCACATGGGAGGTTCATGGGAACGGATGATAGGTGTTGCTAGGAGGATCCTTGATTCAATGCTTTTGCAGCAGAAGAGTCACCTAACTCACGAAGTACTGTCAACGCTAATGGCAGAAATCACAGCCATCATCAATGCACGTCCACTCCTACCTGTGTCTACGGACCCACACCAACCTTTTATTCTTTCACCGGCTATGCTCCTCACACAAAAATCAGGAGTTCCACCTCCTCCTGGAGATTTCATTGACAAGGACCTCTTCACGAAACAATGGAGGCAAGTTCAAGCGCTCGCTAACCAGTTTTGGGCCCGTTGGAGCCGAGAATACTTACCATCTCTACAGCAAAGACAAAAATGGACAGTGCCACGCAGAAACCTTCAAGTTGGGGATTTGGTTCTCCTCAGAGACAAACAGACTGTCCGCAACTGCTGGCCCTTGGCTGTGGTTAGGGCAACCTTTCCTGGGAAGGATGGACATGTGAGGAAGGTTGAGCTCAAAACAGCCGACCAAGGTGATGCTAGAACTTTCTTGAGGCCAGTTGCGGAAGTGGTTCTACTTCTGCCTAAGGACTAA